In Anaerolineales bacterium, the following proteins share a genomic window:
- a CDS encoding LLM class flavin-dependent oxidoreductase has protein sequence MTERVALYLQDSHNLRDGLDYVKYAEDKGFEAVWQAESRLVRDAIVPMAAYAAVTERIKVGSGVINNWTRNIGLLAATLLTLDDLAPNRIICGIGAWWDPLAKNVGIERKKPLLAMRETIEVLRKLLNMERVTFHGEFHNVDGIELDVVHGRREPRNVPIMIGATGDVMMEMTGEIADGVVLNYCVPPDYNDNALELLEKGLKKSGRKMENFDRPQLIVCSVDESHDKAIDYTKELLCQYLAQQPHIAKASRVSQDVIAEIQSILGWPATKEQINKAKHLVPDDLVHRITASGTPAEAKAKVEEYKKRGCTCPILYPVGGNFKLLIDTFAQA, from the coding sequence ATGACCGAGCGTGTTGCACTTTATCTGCAAGACTCGCACAATTTGCGCGATGGACTTGATTACGTCAAATACGCGGAGGATAAAGGATTCGAAGCCGTCTGGCAGGCAGAATCTCGCTTGGTGCGTGATGCGATCGTGCCGATGGCGGCGTATGCGGCAGTGACGGAACGGATCAAGGTCGGCTCAGGCGTGATAAACAACTGGACGCGCAACATCGGTCTACTCGCGGCGACATTACTCACCCTCGACGATCTCGCGCCGAATCGAATTATCTGTGGCATTGGCGCATGGTGGGACCCGTTGGCAAAAAATGTGGGAATTGAACGAAAGAAGCCATTACTTGCGATGCGCGAGACAATCGAAGTTTTGCGGAAATTATTGAACATGGAGCGCGTCACTTTCCACGGCGAATTCCACAACGTGGATGGCATCGAATTGGATGTGGTGCATGGTCGCCGCGAGCCGCGCAATGTGCCGATCATGATCGGCGCGACGGGCGATGTGATGATGGAAATGACAGGGGAAATTGCCGACGGCGTTGTGCTGAATTACTGCGTCCCGCCCGATTACAACGACAACGCCCTAGAACTGCTCGAAAAGGGATTGAAAAAATCGGGGCGCAAAATGGAAAACTTCGACCGCCCGCAACTCATCGTCTGCTCGGTGGATGAAAGCCACGACAAGGCGATCGATTACACAAAAGAATTGCTCTGCCAGTATTTGGCGCAACAACCGCACATCGCCAAAGCCTCGCGCGTCTCGCAAGATGTGATCGCGGAGATTCAGTCGATTTTGGGGTGGCCTGCCACAAAGGAACAGATTAACAAAGCCAAGCATCTCGTGCCAGACGATTTAGTTCACAGAATTACTGCCTCTGGCACACCTGCTGAAGCGAAAGCCAAAGTGGAAGAGTATAAGAAGCGTGGATGCACCTGCCCGATCCTTTACCCCGTCGGCGGGAACTTCAAGTTGTTGATCGATACGTTCGCACAGGCGTAA
- a CDS encoding CinA family protein has protein sequence MDTSLEAQMGNLLRERKLKIAFAESCTGGLLGNRVTNVPGSSEYFIGSLVAYAYEAKAGLLNVSWDTLNTFGAVSRETVLEMARGARTAFQADIAASISGIAGPGGGTDSKPVGTVWMALAAPNGEWTRQFLFPGSRTQVKAASADAALQFVLDYLEGNL, from the coding sequence ATGGATACTTCACTCGAAGCCCAGATGGGAAATCTTCTGCGCGAACGCAAGCTGAAAATTGCGTTCGCCGAATCATGCACCGGCGGTTTGTTGGGCAACCGGGTCACGAATGTGCCGGGCTCTTCGGAATACTTTATCGGCAGTCTGGTCGCGTATGCGTATGAGGCAAAAGCCGGTTTGCTGAACGTTTCGTGGGATACGCTTAATACCTTTGGCGCGGTCAGCCGGGAGACCGTGCTGGAGATGGCGCGCGGCGCGCGGACCGCGTTCCAAGCGGACATCGCCGCTTCGATCTCAGGGATAGCGGGTCCAGGCGGTGGAACCGACTCCAAGCCTGTGGGCACGGTGTGGATGGCGCTTGCCGCTCCCAATGGCGAGTGGACGCGTCAATTCCTTTTTCCGGGGAGTCGCACGCAAGTCAAAGCCGCATCGGCTGACGCGGCTTTGCAGTTTGTGTTGGATTATTTAGAGGGAAACCTGTAA